One segment of Triticum aestivum cultivar Chinese Spring chromosome 2A, IWGSC CS RefSeq v2.1, whole genome shotgun sequence DNA contains the following:
- the LOC123187005 gene encoding 7-deoxyloganetin glucosyltransferase, with translation MRADGKPHAVCVPYPAQGHATPMMKLAKVLHSRGFHVTFVYTEHKHRRLVRSRGAGAVAGLPDFRFATIPDGLPPSDPDATQDQASICHSTTTTCLPHLKSLLGGLNNTAPGTPRVTCVVADSIMSFAVDAAAELGVPCALFWTASACGYMGYYNFRFLVDQGLTPLKGEEQLTNGYLDTPVAQALGMSKHMRLRDFPSFIRTTDPDDILLNFMIHELERASRADAIIVNTFDEFEQPALDAMRAILTPPVYTIGPLNFVVEQLVPDGGDGSVPLAAIRPSLWREDRSCLEWLRGREPQSVVYVNFGSITTMTSLELVEFAWGLANCGYDFLWIVRNDLVKGDAAVLPPDFVEATKGRCFLGSWCEQEAVLRHEAVGIFLTHYGWNSMMEGLSAGLPMLGWPFFAEQQTNCRYACVEWGVGMEVGDDVRREVVEERIRMVMGADEVGKEMRRKAMEWKEIAVRATTQPCGRSFANLEVLFKNIQAPPLDRPSPAAVQTGYQFWVCLCHI, from the exons ATGCGCGCCGACGGCAAGCCCCACGCGGTGTGCGTCCCGTACCCGGCGCAGGGGCACGCCACCCCGATGATGAAGCTGGCCAAGGTCCTCCACTCCAGGGGCTTCCACGTCACCTTCGTCTACACCGAGCACAAACACCGGCGCCTTGTCCGCTCCCGCGGCGCCGGCGCCGTCGCGGGCCTCCCGGACTTCCGCTTCGCCACCATCCCCGACGGCCTGCCGCCGTCCGACCCAGACGCCACCCAGGACCAGGCGTCCATCTGCCACTCCACCACCACGACCTGCCTCCCCCACCTGAAGAGCCTGCTTGGCGGCCTCAACAACACCGCACCGGGGACGCCGCGGGTGACGTGCGTCGTCGCGGACAGCATCATGAGCTTCGCGGTGGACGCCGCTGCGGAGCTCGGCGTGCCGTGCGCGCTGTTCTGGACCGCCAGCGCGTGCGGTTACATGGGCTATTACAACTTCCGGTTCCTGGTAGATCAGGGCCTTACTCCTCTCAAAG GTGAAGAGCAACTGACGAACGGCTACTTGGACACGCCGGTGGCACAGGCTCTCGGGATGAGCAAGCACATGCGCCTCCGCGACTTCCCGTCCTTCATCCGCACGACGGACCCGGACGACATCCTGCTCAACTTCATGATACACGAGCTAGAGCGGGCGAGCCGTGCGGACGCCATCATCGTCAACACCTTTGACGAGTTCGAGCAACCGGCACTCGACGCCATGCGCGCCATCCTCACCCCGCCAGTCTACACCATCGGCCCGCTCAACTTTGTTGTGGAGCAGCTAGTCCCCGACGGCGGCGATGGCAGCGTCCCCCTCGCTGCGATTCGCCCCAGCCTTTGGAGGGAAGACCGGTCCTGCCTAGAGTGGCTCCGCGGCAGGGAGCCCCAGTCCGTGGTGTACGTCAACTTCGGGAGCATCACCACCATGACCAGCCTTGAGCTGGTGGAGTTCGCCTGGGGGCTGGCCAACTGCGGCTACGACTTCCTCTGGATCGTGAGGAACGACCTGGTGAAGGGTGACGCCGCAGTGCTGCCCCCGGACTTCGTAGAGGCGACCAAGGGCAGGTGTTTCTTGGGGAGCTGGTGCGAGCAGGAGGCGGTGCTGCGGCACGAGGCCGTGGGCATCTTCCTGACGCACTACGGGTGGAACTCCATGATGGAGGGGCTCAGCGCCGGGCTGCCGATGCTGGGCTGGCCCTTCTTCGCCGAGCAGCAGACCAACTGCCGCTACGCGTGCGTGGAGTGGGGCGTTGGGATGGAGGTCGGCGACGACGTGCGCCGGGAGGTGGTCGAGGAGAGGATAAGGATGGTGATGGGTGCTGACGAGGTGGGGAAGGAGATGAGGCGGAAGGCGATGGAGTGGAAGGAGATCGCCGTCCGTGCGACGACGCAACCTTGTGGCAGATCGTTCGCCAACCTTGAGGTTCTGTTCAAGAATATACAAGCACCACCGTTGGATCGTCCTTCTCCCGCGGCCGTGCAAACAGGATATCAATTTTGGGTCtgtctatgtcacatctag
- the LOC123187006 gene encoding 7-deoxyloganetin glucosyltransferase has translation MRADEKPHAVCVPYPAQGHATPMMKLAKVLHSRGFHVTFVYTEHNHRRLVRSRGPGAVAGLPDFRFATIPDGLPPSDPDATQDQASICHSTTTTCLPHLKSLLGDLDNNRATGTPPVTCVVADSIMSFAVDAAAELGVPCALFWTASACGYMGYYNFRFLLDHGLTPLKGEEQLTNGYLGTPVTNALGMTRQMRLRDFPSFIRTTDRDDILLNFMIHELERASRAAAVIVNTFDELEQPAVDAMRAILTPPVYTIGPLNFVVEQLVPDGDGSAPLAAIRPSLWREDRSCLEWLRGREPRSVVYVNFGSITTMTGQELVEFAWGLANCGYDFLWIVRNDLVKGDAAVLPPEFLEETKGRCFLTSWCEQEAVLQNEAVGAFLTHYGWNSMMEGLSSGLPMLGWPFFAEQQTNCRYACVEWGVGMEVGDDVRREVVEERIREVMGGGEVGKEMRRKAVEWKNIAVRATVLPDGRSLANLESLLKDVLC, from the exons ATGCGCGCCGATGAGAAGCCCCATGCCGTGTGCGTGCCGTACCCGGCGCAGGGGCACGCCACCCCGATGATGAAGCTGGCCAAGGTCCTCCACTCCAGGGGCTTCCACGTCACCTTCGTCTACACCGAGCACAACCACCGGCGCCTCGTCCGCTCCCGCGGCCCAGGTGCTGTCGCTGGCCTCCCGGACTTCCGCTTCGCCACCATCCCCGACGGCCTGCCGCCGTCCGACCCCGATGCCACCCAGGACCAGGCGTCCATCTGCCACTCCACCACGACCACCTGCCTCCCCCACCTGAAGAGCCTGCTCGGCGACCTCGACAACAACCGTGCAACTGGGACGCCGCCGGTGACGTGCGTCGTCGCGGACAGCATCATGAGCTTCGCGGTGGACGCCGCGGCGGAGCTCGGCGTGCCGTGCGCGCTCTTCTGGACCGCCAGCGCCTGCGGTTACATGGGCTACTACAACTTCCGGTTCCTCCTAGACCATGGCCTTACTCCTCTCAAAG GTGAAGAGCAACTGACGAATGGCTACTTGGGCACGCCGGTGACAAATGCTCTCGGGATGACCAGGCAGATGCGTCTCCGGGACTTCCCGTCCTTCATCCGCACGACGGACCGGGACGACATCCTGCTCAACTTCATGATACACGAGCTAGAGCGGGCGAGCCGTGCAGCCGCCGTCATCGTCAACACCTTTGACGAGCTGGAGCAGCCGGCGGTGGACGCCATGCGCGCCATCCTCACCCCGCCAGTCTACACCATCGGCCCTCTCAACTTTGTTGTAGAGCAGCTGGTCCCCGACGGCGATGGCAGCGCCCCGCTCGCCGCGATTCGCCCCAGCCTTTGGAGGGAAGACCGGTCCTGCCTAGAGTGGCTTCGTGGCAGGGAGCCCCGTTCTGTGGTGTACGTCAACTTCGGGAGCATCACTACCATGACCGGCCAAGAGCTGGTGGAGTTCGCTTGGGGGTTGGCCAACTGCGGCTACGACTTCCTATGGATCGTGAGGAACGACCTGGTGAAGGGCGACGCCGCCGTGCTGCCACCGGAGTTCCTGGAGGAGACCAAGGGCCGGTGTTTCTTGACGAGCTGGTGCGAGCAGGAGGCGGTGCTGCAGAACGAGGCTGTGGGGGCCTTCCTGACGCACTACGGGTGGAACTCGATGATGGAGGGGCTCAGCTCCGGGCTGCCGATGCTGGGCTGGCCCTTCTTCGCGGAGCAGCAGACCAACTGCCGCTACGCGTGCGTGGAGTGGGGCGTCGGGATGGAGGTCGGCGACGACGTGCGCCGGGAGGTGGTCGAGGAGAGGATAAGGGAGGTGATGGGTGGTGGCGAGGTGGGGAAGGAGATGAGGCGGAAGGCGGTTGAGTGGAAGAACATCGCCGTCCGTGCCACGGTGCTACCTGATGGCAGGTCGTTGGCCAACCTTGAGAGCCTGCTCAAGGATGTATTGTGCTGA